The Syntrophales bacterium DNA segment CCTTTGGCGGCGTGGAAAACGCCGTCTCCGCCATCAAGGCAGGCGCCTATGATTATATAGAAAAGCCCTTTGAATTTGAATCGGTGAGGATCATAGCGAACCGGGCGCTCGAGACAGCCCGTCTTAAAAAAGAGGTGCGCGAACTGAGAATAGCGGGCAGCGTCCACTATTCCTTTGATCGCTTTACCACCTGTTCCGCCAATATGATGGAGGTTTTGTCGCTGGCAAAAAAGGTCGCCGCGACGGATTGTTCCACGGTGCTGATCCAGGGAGAGAGCGGCGTCGGCAAAGACCTGCTGGCAAAAATTATCCATTATGAGAGCAGCCGGGCGACAAGGCCCTTTCTGGAAATAAGCTGCACGGCGCTGCCGGAGACCCTGATTGAAAGCGAGCTGTTCGGTTTTGAGAAGGGCGCCTTCACGGACGCCAAGAGCGCCAAGAAAGGACTCTTTGAGGCAGCCGAGGGCGGCACGGTGTATATGGACGAGATCGGCGATGTCAAACCTTCCACGCAGGTGAAACTGCTGCGGGTGCTGGAAGAAAAGACCTTCAAACATATCGGCGGCAGCAAGGATATCAGCCTGGATGTCCGCATTATCGCCGCCACCAATCGCAAACTCGAACGGGAGGTGGAAGCGGGCAATTTCCGCGAGGATCTCTTTTACCGATTAAAGGTGCTGCCCATTTATATCCCGCCGCTTCGCGAAAGAAAACAGGATATCGCGACCATCGCGATGAACATCATCGGTCAACTGAACAGGGAATTCAGAAGAGATATCCGCTACCTGTCAAAAGAGGCGGAGGAACTGCTGCTTCAGTACCGCTGGCCCGGCAACGTCCGG contains these protein-coding regions:
- a CDS encoding sigma-54 dependent transcriptional regulator; this translates as MKLLVVDDENLMCWSLKKEFEKEGFDVFTAGTAREGINCFKENNPEIVFLDVKLPDKNGLEVLKELKQLNRDVIIIIITAFGGVENAVSAIKAGAYDYIEKPFEFESVRIIANRALETARLKKEVRELRIAGSVHYSFDRFTTCSANMMEVLSLAKKVAATDCSTVLIQGESGVGKDLLAKIIHYESSRATRPFLEISCTALPETLIESELFGFEKGAFTDAKSAKKGLFEAAEGGTVYMDEIGDVKPSTQVKLLRVLEEKTFKHIGGSKDISLDVRIIAATNRKLEREVEAGNFREDLFYRLKVLPIYIPPLRERKQDIATIAMNIIGQLNREFRRDIRYLSKEAEELLLQYRWPGNVRELRNVIERVMILADVDADTILPDHLPLEIKRPVASDAVAQSGDATVTALAVTVPEEGIALARVEKECILQALNMTNGNQAQAARLLKVTRDTLRYRMQKFGI